The genomic interval ATTCTGCGGTTCAGCACGCTCATGGCAAAATAGAAACGCCTAAAGGAGGAAGGGTTCTTGCCTCTTCCCATCGTTACAGCAGTTCGATAAACTCCTCGGTGGTCAAGTCCGCGTCCCGGATAAGGCTGCGCAAAGTCCCCCGTGCCAGTTCCCGATGATTGGGCACCGACAAGGAGGCCTGGCTTCCGTCTTTGATCAGGATGATGTGGCTGCCCCGTTGCCTGACGGGCTGCCAGCCGTCCTTGCCAAAGGCTTTGACGGCCTCCGCTCCGCTGATAATCGGCAGAGCGGGCATCAGGCCGTGACCTCCACCTAGTAGGTTTCCACCGTCAGCGGTAACCCGCGTTCCGCCCGCACTTCCAGGCACAGGGAGATGGCCTCCCCTATGTTGACAATGGCTTCCTGGCGTGTCTGCCCCTGGCTGTGGCAGCCGGGAATGGATGGGCATGAGGTCACCCAG from Prosthecobacter sp. SYSU 5D2 carries:
- a CDS encoding type II toxin-antitoxin system HicA family toxin; the encoded protein is MMPALPIISGAEAVKAFGKDGWQPVRQRGSHIILIKDGSQASLSVPNHRELARGTLRSLIRDADLTTEEFIELL
- a CDS encoding type II toxin-antitoxin system HicB family antitoxin, whose translation is MKFNITIDRDEDGAWVTSCPSIPGCHSQGQTRQEAIVNIGEAISLCLEVRAERGLPLTVETY